One part of the Maribacter aquivivus genome encodes these proteins:
- a CDS encoding sodium:solute symporter family protein, giving the protein MSVQTWTYILVGLTFALYIGIAIYSRAGSTKDFYVAGGGVSPLANGMATAADWMSAASFISMAGIISFAGYDGSVYLMGWTGGYVLLALLLAPYLRKFGKFTVPDFIGDRYYSKTARIVAVICALIVSFTYVAGQMRGVGVVFSRFLQVDIDTGVIIGMIIVLFYAVLGGMKGITYTQVAQYCVLIFAFMVPAIFISIQMTGNPIPQLGMGSTLNDGSGTFLLDKLDGLSTELGFNEYTDGSKSVTDIFAITLALMVGTAGLPHVIVRFFTVKKVKDARKSAGLALLLIAILYTTAPAVSVFAKTNLINTVSNEEYSSMPVWFKNWEETGLLSFDDKNKDGKIQYVADKAKNELTIDNDIMVLANPEIADLPAWVIALVAAGGLAAALSTAAGLLLVISASVSHDLVKKVFKPNISDKAELWVARGAATVAVVIAGYFGINPPGFVAAVVALAFGLAAASFFPAIVLGIFYKKMNKEGAISGMVVGIVLMLFYMTKFKFGWFGGGTPEDWWFGISPEGFGSIAMIANFIVAIIVLQFTPEPPEDVQEIVENIRIPSGAGEATGH; this is encoded by the coding sequence ATGAGTGTTCAAACCTGGACGTATATTTTAGTAGGACTCACCTTCGCCCTTTACATAGGAATCGCGATTTATTCAAGAGCAGGATCCACAAAAGATTTTTATGTTGCTGGTGGTGGAGTTTCGCCACTTGCAAATGGAATGGCAACTGCAGCCGATTGGATGTCGGCAGCATCATTTATTTCCATGGCAGGAATTATATCTTTTGCTGGCTATGACGGCTCAGTATACCTAATGGGTTGGACGGGTGGTTATGTATTATTAGCATTACTATTAGCTCCTTATTTACGTAAATTCGGGAAGTTCACAGTCCCTGATTTTATTGGTGATAGATACTATTCAAAAACAGCACGTATTGTAGCTGTAATTTGCGCTTTGATTGTATCATTTACTTATGTAGCAGGGCAAATGCGTGGTGTTGGCGTAGTATTTTCAAGATTTCTACAAGTAGATATTGACACAGGTGTTATAATTGGTATGATTATCGTTCTTTTTTATGCTGTTTTAGGCGGAATGAAAGGTATCACCTATACACAAGTAGCTCAGTATTGTGTTTTAATTTTTGCCTTTATGGTTCCCGCAATCTTTATTTCTATTCAAATGACCGGAAATCCTATTCCGCAGTTAGGCATGGGATCAACTCTAAATGACGGCTCGGGAACTTTTTTATTAGATAAGCTAGACGGATTATCAACTGAACTAGGATTCAATGAATATACCGACGGCTCTAAATCTGTAACCGATATTTTTGCCATCACCCTAGCCTTAATGGTAGGTACAGCAGGATTACCACATGTAATCGTTAGATTCTTTACCGTTAAAAAAGTAAAAGATGCACGTAAGTCTGCCGGATTAGCATTGTTACTAATCGCTATTCTATACACTACAGCACCTGCCGTTTCTGTATTTGCCAAAACCAATCTTATTAACACCGTTAGCAACGAAGAATACTCTAGTATGCCAGTTTGGTTCAAAAATTGGGAAGAAACCGGACTATTATCTTTTGACGATAAAAATAAAGATGGCAAAATTCAATATGTAGCCGACAAAGCTAAAAACGAGTTAACCATAGATAATGACATTATGGTACTGGCGAATCCTGAAATTGCAGATTTACCTGCTTGGGTAATTGCCTTAGTAGCAGCTGGCGGATTGGCAGCGGCCCTTTCAACAGCGGCAGGTCTATTATTAGTTATTTCGGCATCGGTTTCTCATGATTTGGTGAAGAAAGTATTTAAACCAAATATTTCTGACAAAGCAGAATTATGGGTCGCTAGGGGCGCAGCAACAGTTGCTGTAGTTATCGCAGGTTATTTTGGTATAAATCCGCCAGGCTTTGTAGCCGCAGTAGTAGCTCTTGCATTCGGTTTGGCAGCAGCCTCATTCTTCCCGGCAATTGTTCTTGGTATCTTTTATAAAAAAATGAATAAAGAAGGAGCCATCAGCGGAATGGTTGTCGGCATCGTTCTTATGTTGTTCTATATGACCAAGTTCAAATTCGGCTGGTTTGGTGGTGGAACTCCTGAAGATTGGTGGTTCGGTATTTCACCAGAAGGGTTTGGTAGTATCGCTATGATTGCTAACTTTATTGTAGCAATTATTGTTTTACAATTTACACCAGAGCCACCTGAAGATGTTCAAGAAATTGTAGAAAACATAAGAATACCCAGTGGTGCAGGTGAAGCCACAGGACATTAA
- the acs gene encoding acetate--CoA ligase, with translation MSNYHIKHLEEYYQVYRKSVRNPEAFWEEIAEEHFVWRKRWDNVLSWDFKKPEIKWFEGAKLNITENCLDRHLPTRGEKTAIIFEPNNPDEEALHITYRQLHERVCRMANVLLDHGVKKGDRVCIYLPMIPELSVALLACARIGAIHSVVFAGFSSHALSTRINDSDCKIVLTSDGSFRGNKSIDLKGIVDKALEACPGVANVLVVNRTGSDIHMEPARDKWLQPLLDEAYADCVAEIMDAEDPLFILYTSGSTGTPKGMVHTTAGYMVYTAYTFKNVFQYRENDVYWCTADIGWITGHSYIVYGPLANGATTLMFEGVPSYPDFGRFWEVVEKHKVNQFYTAPTAIRALAKENLEFVEKHDLSSLKVLGSVGEPINEEAWHWYNNNVGKKNSPIVDTWWQTETGGIMITPIPYVTPTTPTYATLPFIGIQPALMDENAKEIKGNQVEGRLCIKFPWPAIARTIWGNHDRFRDTYFSAYENMYFTGDGALRDAVGYYRITGRVDDVIIVSGHNLGTAPIEDAINEHPAVAESAIVGFPHDVKGNALYGYVILKETGESRDRDNLRKEINQQITEHVGPIAKLDKIQFVNGLPKTRSGKIMRRILRKIASNDTSNLGDTSTLLNPEIVQEIMDSSL, from the coding sequence ATGAGTAATTACCACATTAAACATCTGGAGGAATATTATCAAGTTTATCGAAAATCTGTCCGTAATCCTGAAGCGTTTTGGGAAGAAATTGCCGAAGAACATTTTGTTTGGCGTAAGCGCTGGGACAATGTGCTTAGTTGGGATTTTAAGAAGCCGGAAATAAAATGGTTCGAAGGTGCTAAATTGAACATAACCGAAAACTGTTTAGATCGTCATTTACCAACAAGAGGTGAAAAAACGGCAATCATATTCGAACCTAACAATCCAGATGAGGAAGCACTTCATATTACCTATAGGCAATTACACGAACGTGTATGTCGTATGGCAAATGTTTTATTGGATCATGGCGTTAAAAAAGGTGATCGAGTATGTATCTATTTACCGATGATTCCTGAATTATCAGTAGCACTTTTAGCATGTGCACGTATTGGAGCTATACATTCTGTAGTATTCGCAGGGTTTTCATCACATGCATTATCAACACGTATTAATGATTCTGACTGTAAAATTGTACTTACATCAGACGGTTCTTTTCGCGGTAACAAATCAATCGATTTAAAAGGTATTGTAGACAAAGCTCTAGAGGCTTGCCCTGGCGTAGCGAATGTTTTGGTTGTAAATCGTACAGGTTCTGATATTCATATGGAGCCAGCAAGAGATAAATGGTTACAACCATTGCTTGATGAAGCATATGCAGATTGCGTTGCTGAAATTATGGATGCCGAAGACCCGTTATTTATTCTATATACTTCAGGATCCACAGGTACACCAAAGGGAATGGTGCACACTACAGCTGGATATATGGTATACACGGCATACACTTTTAAGAATGTATTTCAATATAGAGAAAATGATGTGTATTGGTGTACTGCAGATATTGGTTGGATTACAGGACACTCCTATATTGTTTACGGTCCGTTAGCCAACGGAGCAACAACATTGATGTTTGAAGGCGTTCCCTCCTACCCAGATTTTGGTCGTTTTTGGGAAGTTGTTGAAAAACACAAAGTGAATCAGTTTTATACGGCACCAACTGCTATTAGAGCGCTCGCAAAAGAAAACCTAGAGTTTGTTGAAAAACATGATCTATCAAGTCTTAAAGTATTAGGGTCTGTAGGTGAACCTATAAATGAAGAAGCATGGCATTGGTACAATAACAATGTAGGCAAAAAGAATAGCCCTATTGTAGATACGTGGTGGCAAACTGAAACTGGTGGTATAATGATTACCCCAATTCCGTACGTAACCCCTACAACCCCTACTTACGCAACCCTACCTTTTATTGGTATACAGCCAGCTTTGATGGATGAGAACGCCAAAGAGATAAAAGGAAACCAAGTTGAAGGTCGTTTATGTATTAAATTCCCGTGGCCAGCAATTGCAAGAACTATCTGGGGGAATCATGATCGCTTTAGAGATACTTATTTCTCTGCATATGAGAACATGTATTTTACAGGTGATGGCGCTTTGAGAGATGCCGTAGGATATTATAGAATTACAGGTCGCGTTGATGATGTCATCATTGTATCTGGTCATAATTTAGGAACTGCACCAATTGAAGATGCCATCAATGAACACCCAGCAGTAGCTGAATCTGCTATTGTAGGTTTCCCACATGATGTAAAAGGAAATGCACTCTACGGATATGTTATTTTAAAGGAAACAGGAGAAAGTAGAGATCGCGATAACCTAAGAAAAGAAATTAATCAGCAGATTACAGAACATGTTGGTCCTATTGCCAAACTAGATAAAATACAGTTTGTAAACGGACTTCCTAAAACACGTAGCGGTAAAATTATGCGAAGAATTCTTCGTAAAATAGCCAGTAATGATACTAGTAATTTAGGGGATACAAGTACTTTACTTAATCCTGAAATTGTTCAAGAAATTATGGATAGTTCTTTATAA
- a CDS encoding DUF5683 domain-containing protein, which translates to MRNYLSLLSTLLLFINLSFSQEEQDSIPKTEIDSVQADLAKNGIVIKDSVSFKKAKKEFNPLAPSKAAFYSAVLPGMGQIYNKRYWKAPIVWGAIGGSVYMYIYNNDQYQRFRTAFIRRQAGFTDDEFNGEGTLPLFDVERLEYQQERFQSDRDLWLVAAIALYALNIVDANVDAHLKQFNIDDDLSIDFEPYLDLNQVTNSPNYGMALIIKF; encoded by the coding sequence GTGCGTAACTATCTTTCATTATTAAGTACACTATTATTATTTATTAATCTTTCCTTTTCTCAAGAGGAACAAGATTCTATTCCTAAAACTGAAATAGATAGCGTCCAAGCTGACCTTGCCAAAAATGGCATTGTTATCAAAGATTCTGTTTCCTTCAAGAAGGCTAAAAAAGAATTTAATCCATTAGCCCCAAGTAAAGCAGCATTTTATTCTGCAGTTCTACCTGGCATGGGTCAAATTTACAACAAACGATACTGGAAAGCCCCAATTGTCTGGGGAGCTATCGGCGGAAGTGTATACATGTATATCTACAACAATGATCAATATCAACGTTTTAGAACAGCATTCATAAGAAGGCAAGCTGGTTTTACGGATGATGAATTTAATGGTGAAGGAACATTACCATTATTTGATGTAGAAAGATTAGAATACCAACAAGAACGTTTTCAAAGTGATCGTGATCTTTGGCTAGTTGCTGCGATTGCATTGTATGCTTTAAATATAGTTGACGCCAACGTTGACGCCCATTTAAAACAGTTTAATATTGATGATGACCTGAGTATAGACTTTGAACCCTATCTTGATTTAAATCAAGTGACCAATAGTCCTAATTACGGAATGGCATTAATTATAAAATTTTAA
- the dapB gene encoding 4-hydroxy-tetrahydrodipicolinate reductase, protein MRIALFGYGKMGQMIEQVAIKRGHEIVAKIDENSENIDFSTMDVAIDFSMPEAAFGNITKCLHNNVPIISGTTGWLDKYEDATTLCQEKKGAFIYASNFSLGVNIFFELNNYLAKMMQNLPEYNVELEEIHHTQKLDAPSGTAITLAEGVIANSNYKQWKLDSASKETLKITSKRIGTVPGTHTVAYESIVDSIEIKHTAHNREGFALGAVTAAEWIIGKAGVFSMRDVLNLG, encoded by the coding sequence ATGAGAATTGCACTTTTCGGGTACGGAAAAATGGGGCAGATGATAGAACAAGTCGCTATAAAGCGTGGTCATGAAATTGTTGCCAAAATTGACGAGAATTCTGAAAATATTGATTTTAGCACTATGGATGTTGCTATTGATTTCAGTATGCCAGAAGCAGCTTTCGGCAATATTACCAAATGTTTACATAACAATGTACCAATAATATCAGGTACCACTGGTTGGTTAGATAAATATGAAGATGCAACTACCTTATGTCAAGAAAAGAAAGGTGCATTTATATACGCCTCTAATTTTAGTTTAGGAGTAAACATTTTTTTCGAGCTGAATAATTACTTAGCAAAAATGATGCAGAATCTTCCTGAGTACAACGTGGAACTGGAAGAAATACATCACACTCAAAAATTAGATGCACCCAGCGGAACAGCCATAACTTTAGCTGAAGGTGTTATTGCAAACTCTAATTACAAGCAATGGAAGTTAGACAGTGCATCTAAAGAAACTTTGAAAATTACATCTAAAAGAATTGGCACAGTACCAGGTACACATACCGTAGCCTACGAGAGTATTGTTGACAGCATTGAGATAAAGCATACTGCTCATAACAGAGAAGGTTTTGCCCTAGGTGCAGTAACAGCAGCAGAATGGATTATTGGTAAAGCAGGAGTTTTTTCTATGAGAGATGTGTTAAACCTAGGTTAA
- a CDS encoding DUF4212 domain-containing protein, which yields MSEKQKKATAYWKENVRYLFILLAIWFVVSFGAGILFKEVLDSIKIGGFKLGFWFAQQGSIYVFVILIFVYVRLMNKLDKKYGYNE from the coding sequence ATGTCAGAAAAACAAAAGAAAGCAACCGCTTACTGGAAAGAAAATGTTAGGTACTTATTTATTTTATTGGCTATATGGTTCGTTGTTTCCTTTGGGGCGGGCATTTTATTTAAAGAAGTATTAGATAGCATTAAAATAGGCGGTTTTAAATTAGGCTTTTGGTTTGCGCAGCAGGGATCTATTTATGTATTTGTAATTCTAATTTTTGTTTATGTAAGACTCATGAACAAGTTGGATAAAAAATACGGTTACAACGAATAA
- a CDS encoding FtsB family cell division protein, whose product MAFKDLKQKKWFKVMTNMYVLVLSVFLVWMLFFDTNSLLIHLELRKEIKKLEKTQDFLKDEIARDKKIIEKLSDEDELERFAREEYYLKKKNEEIYLIEYEDSLKLKDKE is encoded by the coding sequence ATGGCATTCAAAGATTTAAAACAAAAAAAATGGTTTAAAGTCATGACTAATATGTATGTATTAGTACTGTCCGTTTTTCTTGTTTGGATGCTTTTTTTTGACACCAATTCACTTCTAATTCATTTGGAATTGAGAAAAGAAATAAAAAAACTAGAAAAAACTCAAGATTTTTTGAAAGATGAAATTGCTAGAGATAAAAAAATTATCGAAAAATTATCTGACGAAGATGAGCTTGAGCGTTTTGCTCGAGAAGAGTACTATTTAAAGAAAAAAAATGAAGAAATCTATCTTATTGAATACGAGGATAGTTTAAAACTTAAGGATAAAGAATAG
- a CDS encoding multidrug effflux MFS transporter codes for MQNEQVKPNFEFVALMASLMSIVALTIDAILPAMADIGVSINSLDPTQNQLLVTMIFLGLGVGQLFFGPLSDSLGRKPIVYIGFTVFLIASIICLLAPNLEIMLVGRVLQGIGLSAPRTISISIIRDTYRGDYMAKIMSFVTAFFILVPVVAPAIGKAVMGITGWQGIFYLQLFFALLVGIWFYKRQEETLKLEYKVPFSFHVFVRGTKEIIRHKETVSCTMISGFITGSFLVYLSSAQHVFEELYGLTETFPYVFAGLALSVGFSTLMNGTLVLRFGMRNLSFTALVAFTFIALLYSLLFYGSKDPSITILLIFLSLQFLCLGFIWGNMRSIAMEPIGHIAGIGAAITGFISTILSIPISIFVGSFIEDSVWALFAGLGVCGLISVVLFMTFKTRPLFASNRAFSS; via the coding sequence ATGCAGAATGAACAGGTAAAACCGAATTTTGAGTTTGTCGCCTTAATGGCTTCTTTGATGTCAATTGTAGCGTTAACTATTGACGCAATTTTACCGGCAATGGCAGATATTGGTGTATCGATCAACAGTCTTGATCCTACGCAGAATCAATTGCTGGTAACAATGATTTTTTTAGGTTTGGGAGTAGGGCAGTTGTTTTTTGGTCCGCTTTCAGATAGTCTTGGTAGAAAACCAATTGTTTACATAGGTTTTACTGTTTTTTTGATAGCTAGTATCATTTGCCTATTAGCTCCAAATCTTGAAATAATGCTTGTAGGGCGTGTGTTACAAGGTATTGGTTTGTCAGCACCTAGAACTATAAGTATCTCTATTATTCGCGATACGTATCGTGGTGATTATATGGCCAAAATCATGTCGTTTGTAACTGCCTTTTTTATTTTAGTTCCTGTTGTGGCGCCTGCGATCGGTAAAGCGGTTATGGGTATAACAGGTTGGCAGGGTATCTTTTATTTGCAGTTGTTTTTTGCTTTGTTAGTGGGGATTTGGTTTTATAAAAGACAAGAAGAAACATTAAAACTAGAGTACAAAGTACCTTTCTCTTTTCATGTTTTTGTTAGAGGAACTAAAGAAATTATCAGACATAAAGAAACGGTTTCATGTACCATGATATCAGGATTTATCACTGGCTCTTTTTTGGTATATTTAAGTTCTGCTCAACATGTTTTTGAGGAACTATACGGACTCACAGAAACATTCCCTTATGTATTTGCTGGGTTGGCACTTTCTGTCGGATTTTCAACCTTAATGAACGGTACCTTGGTGTTGCGTTTTGGTATGCGAAATTTATCGTTCACGGCTTTAGTTGCTTTTACATTTATAGCCTTATTATATAGTTTGCTATTTTATGGTTCTAAAGACCCTAGCATAACTATTTTACTGATATTTCTTTCGCTTCAGTTTTTGTGCTTAGGATTTATTTGGGGTAATATGAGATCCATTGCAATGGAACCTATTGGACATATTGCGGGAATAGGTGCAGCGATTACCGGATTCATTTCTACAATTCTTTCTATACCTATATCTATATTCGTGGGTAGCTTTATTGAAGATTCGGTTTGGGCATTGTTTGCAGGCTTAGGTGTATGCGGACTCATATCTGTAGTGCTGTTCATGACCTTTAAGACTCGTCCTCTTTTTGCTAGTAATCGTGCATTTTCAAGTTAA
- a CDS encoding ParA family protein, giving the protein MGKIIAIANQKGGVGKTTTTVNLAASLGVLEKKVLLIDADPQANATSGLGIDVDGVELGSYQLMEHTKTARETIIPTTSPNVDLIPAHIDLVAIEIELVDKEEREYMMKKAITDLKNDYDYILIDCAPSLGLLTLNALTAADSVIIPIQCEYFALEGLGKLLNTIKSVQKLHNADLDIEGMLLTMYDSRLRLSNQVVDEVRKHFGDMVFETVIQRNVRLSEAPSYGESIIKYDAASKGATNYLNMANEIVKKNKQTV; this is encoded by the coding sequence ATGGGCAAGATTATTGCTATAGCCAATCAAAAAGGAGGCGTAGGTAAAACTACCACCACAGTTAACTTAGCTGCCTCTCTAGGTGTATTGGAAAAAAAGGTTTTATTAATCGATGCTGACCCCCAAGCAAATGCAACTTCTGGGTTAGGTATTGATGTTGATGGTGTTGAACTAGGCTCATACCAGCTAATGGAACATACCAAAACTGCTAGGGAAACTATTATACCTACAACCTCTCCTAATGTAGACCTTATTCCTGCACACATTGACTTAGTCGCCATTGAAATAGAATTGGTTGACAAAGAAGAGCGTGAGTACATGATGAAAAAGGCTATTACAGACCTTAAGAACGATTACGATTATATCTTAATTGATTGTGCGCCATCATTAGGTTTACTAACCTTGAATGCACTCACCGCTGCAGATTCGGTAATTATACCAATTCAATGCGAATATTTTGCTTTAGAAGGACTAGGTAAATTATTGAATACCATAAAAAGTGTTCAAAAATTACATAATGCAGATTTAGATATCGAAGGCATGTTGTTAACCATGTACGATTCTAGATTACGATTATCTAACCAAGTAGTTGATGAAGTAAGAAAGCATTTCGGCGATATGGTTTTTGAAACTGTAATTCAACGTAATGTTAGATTAAGTGAAGCTCCTAGTTATGGGGAAAGTATAATCAAATATGATGCTGCCAGTAAAGGAGCAACAAACTATTTGAACATGGCTAACGAGATAGTCAAAAAAAATAAGCAGACGGTTTAA
- a CDS encoding anhydro-N-acetylmuramic acid kinase, whose protein sequence is MKIYKIIGLMSGTSLDGLDLAYCHIWEKNGVWEFDIKETKSVKYSSEMLNTLKNAISLSAEKLIKLHNTYGTWLGEQTSIFINVNKLDVDYIASHGHTTHHRPEMALTFQVGSGQHLANATGIKVIADFRTNDLALGGQGAPLVPIGDRMFFNEYDYCLNLGGISNVSFEVKDKRIAYDIGLANMILNYITRKVDLEYDEDGKLARSGNINTKMLEQLNSLKYYLLPHPKSIGYEWFLEEVVPIVEDNDDTIENLLHTSIHHICDKVAQQINLNFKHNKQQLLITGGGALNSFLIETLQQKLGDTTKVVVPEKIIIEFKEALVFALMSVLRVEQLTNVLSSVTGAKKDSSSGVLFIPN, encoded by the coding sequence ATGAAAATATATAAAATTATTGGTCTAATGTCAGGTACATCATTAGATGGTCTTGACCTAGCCTATTGCCACATTTGGGAGAAAAATGGGGTGTGGGAGTTTGATATTAAAGAAACAAAAAGTGTTAAGTATTCATCAGAAATGTTGAATACCCTTAAAAATGCTATTAGTTTATCCGCAGAAAAACTTATAAAACTACATAACACATACGGTACGTGGCTAGGTGAGCAAACCTCGATTTTTATAAACGTGAACAAATTAGATGTAGACTACATAGCAAGTCACGGTCACACCACACATCACAGACCAGAAATGGCTCTTACTTTTCAAGTAGGTTCAGGGCAACATTTAGCAAACGCTACAGGCATTAAAGTAATTGCAGATTTCAGAACAAACGATTTGGCACTTGGCGGACAAGGAGCTCCGCTAGTACCTATAGGTGACCGTATGTTTTTTAATGAATATGATTACTGTTTAAATCTTGGCGGTATCAGTAATGTTTCTTTTGAAGTAAAGGACAAAAGAATAGCTTATGATATTGGTTTGGCAAATATGATTCTAAATTATATCACTAGAAAAGTTGATTTAGAATATGACGAAGATGGTAAACTAGCACGTTCGGGTAACATTAACACTAAAATGTTAGAGCAATTAAACAGTCTAAAATACTACCTATTACCGCATCCAAAATCGATTGGCTATGAATGGTTTTTAGAAGAAGTGGTTCCTATAGTTGAAGATAACGATGATACCATTGAAAATTTATTACATACAAGTATTCATCATATTTGCGATAAGGTAGCGCAACAAATAAATCTCAATTTCAAGCACAATAAGCAGCAATTATTGATTACAGGTGGCGGCGCATTAAATTCATTTTTAATAGAAACTTTGCAGCAAAAATTGGGCGACACAACAAAAGTAGTTGTACCAGAAAAAATAATCATAGAATTTAAAGAAGCATTGGTATTTGCTTTAATGTCCGTATTAAGAGTAGAGCAATTAACAAATGTACTCTCATCTGTCACTGGTGCAAAAAAAGATTCCTCAAGCGGAGTATTGTTCATACCCAATTAA
- a CDS encoding ParB/RepB/Spo0J family partition protein, with product MAKATKKQALGRGLSALLKDPENDINTASDKNADKVVGNIIELDLEHIEVNPFQPRSNFNDESIKELATSIRELGVIQPITVRKLGFNEYQLVSGERRYRASKLLGLDTIPAYIRIANDQESLEMALVENIQRQDLDPIEIALSYQRLIDEINLTQERLSERVGKKRSTIANYLRLLKLDPIIQTGMRDGFLTMGHGRALVNIDKKQDQISLYEKIIFDNLSVRDTESAVKAYHADDVPTDEVVKKVNKEASVFVRKGIKELTDALSVKVDIKSADNARGKITIPFKSQEEFDRIKKLITGA from the coding sequence ATGGCAAAAGCGACAAAGAAACAAGCTTTAGGTAGAGGACTTTCGGCTCTTTTAAAAGATCCGGAGAATGATATTAATACAGCATCAGATAAGAATGCAGATAAAGTTGTAGGTAATATTATCGAGCTCGATTTAGAACACATTGAAGTAAACCCGTTTCAACCTCGTTCTAATTTTAATGATGAGTCAATAAAAGAATTAGCCACCTCAATTAGAGAACTTGGTGTAATTCAACCAATTACCGTAAGAAAATTAGGCTTCAACGAATATCAATTAGTATCTGGAGAACGAAGATATCGTGCTTCTAAACTTTTAGGTTTAGACACAATACCGGCATATATACGTATCGCTAACGACCAAGAGTCTTTAGAGATGGCATTGGTTGAAAATATACAACGTCAAGATTTAGACCCTATAGAAATTGCACTTTCTTACCAACGACTTATAGACGAAATTAATCTTACTCAAGAGAGATTGAGTGAACGTGTTGGAAAAAAACGTTCTACAATTGCCAATTATTTACGATTGTTAAAATTAGACCCGATCATACAAACCGGTATGCGCGATGGTTTTTTAACTATGGGGCATGGTAGAGCTTTGGTTAATATTGACAAAAAGCAGGATCAAATATCGCTTTACGAAAAAATCATCTTTGACAATCTTTCTGTTAGAGATACCGAAAGTGCAGTAAAAGCATACCATGCTGATGATGTACCTACTGATGAAGTAGTCAAAAAAGTAAACAAAGAAGCTTCTGTTTTTGTTCGTAAGGGTATAAAAGAACTTACCGACGCCTTATCAGTAAAGGTAGATATCAAATCTGCTGATAATGCAAGAGGAAAAATAACCATACCATTTAAGTCTCAAGAGGAATTTGACCGTATCAAAAAATTGATAACAGGTGCGTAA
- the udk gene encoding uridine kinase — protein MLIIGIAGGTGCGKTTVVNQIINELPNEEVGVISQDSYYNDLSHLSLEERRKTNFDHPSSIDFALLEQHLIALKNGESIEQPVYSFLECNRTAKTILTHPTKVIIVEGILIMTNSAIRKMFDIKIFVHADTDERLIRRLKRDVNERGWDLDETIEKYQAVIKPMHEQFIEPTKEYADIIIPNNKYNTVAVEIVKSIINEKIMQE, from the coding sequence ATGCTGATTATAGGTATTGCCGGTGGAACAGGTTGTGGAAAAACCACAGTAGTAAATCAAATTATAAATGAGTTACCAAATGAAGAAGTTGGGGTAATTTCACAAGATTCATACTATAACGACCTATCTCATTTATCTTTAGAAGAGAGACGCAAAACTAACTTTGACCATCCAAGTTCTATCGATTTCGCGCTACTTGAGCAGCATTTAATTGCTTTAAAAAATGGAGAATCTATAGAACAACCTGTATATTCATTTTTAGAATGTAACAGAACGGCAAAGACTATACTTACACACCCTACAAAAGTTATCATTGTAGAAGGCATTTTAATTATGACCAATTCTGCTATTCGCAAAATGTTCGATATTAAAATATTCGTGCATGCTGACACAGATGAAAGGTTGATCAGAAGATTAAAACGAGATGTCAACGAAAGAGGTTGGGATTTAGATGAAACTATAGAAAAATACCAAGCTGTAATTAAGCCAATGCACGAACAGTTTATTGAGCCAACAAAAGAATATGCAGATATTATTATTCCGAATAATAAATATAATACAGTTGCCGTTGAAATAGTTAAGAGTATTATTAATGAAAAAATAATGCAAGAGTAA